The Asterias amurensis chromosome 16, ASM3211899v1 genomic sequence CATctttgcctgtctgaaaccaaaatttagtTGGGTCCACCCAGAGGCGCTCATTATCTGTTTGGTTCCGCGCGACTCTGACGCGACTGTGTGAAACAGGTGTAATACACGCTAATTGACAGTTTATTGATACAATTCGGAAACTTTTTTTCCGAGTTTCAAGTAAGAGATAAAGTTTTACTGTACAATAAGAACAAAACCACCTAAATAAGTCTAACCACAACCAAGATTATGTATTACcaaaaataatccttgaatttagttttactattttctcaattttttttttttttatgattggtTGTATTTTTGCAAGTACACCATGGAAGTCTTACATCAAAAATAACTTCACAAAACTAACAGAACACAAATCttaaatacagaaaaaaaatcatgaactACATCTGAAAGTTTTTACTTTGAACTGTTAAGCTGCTATAGTATATAACTTACAGTGTTGATAATTTTGGACACCGTCAAAATGCCAAATAATCTATCTTTGGATGTTCCTTTACATACACCTCTCCAGTGTCACATCTAAAATAATTGGTCACAACACTTTGATACATACAGGACAAAACATACATacaaaaatgctttgaaattgACAACTGGTACATGCAATATCCGTCTGACACAAGGTGGGTGCTATAAAGTCCACAAGTATCAAGAACAATAGTGTCacaattttatcaaatgttttgtttactcttttgATTTTCTGAATTCTGTTGGAAAACGGAATATTTTTAAAGATGGATCTTTCACTATCTCTCCCAACCCTGCcccaatgaaaaacaaatctgtagGAAATAATTATCTACAAGGTGTTCAAACACTCTTGCCTAATGTAATTTATTTTCCCGCTTGATTTTTAAGCTGGGCTGATAGCCAATCTAATCCCTCATAGAGGCCATCACCACTCGTAGCGCATGTTGCCTGGATGTACCAGTTTCGATTTCGCAGATTGTGAAGACTCAGCTTGTCTGTAATTTCTGCTGCGTTCATTGCATTAGGGAGATCCTAAAAGAATAACAAGGAAAAATTCAAAGTTGATCAGTAAAAAGTACACAGTTGAAGATATAATTGAGTTAAGTAACACTGCAATTGCCTTTTGCCAGCTGCACAAAACACTGAACCCCAGAGGGCTGTGGCTACAAAGTTTTAAAGTTGGGCGTTGATTTACACTTTATGTTGTCACACTGAAACTGGTTTAAAGAAAGCAAAAGATCATACAacagagaaaataaaataagatgatgcaaactgcttaccaaccaatatgacctatggtataaatgggcaaaaaaaaaatgataatggccttacgtttcaaccctagcagagtccttTTCAAAAGCTAAGTTACAAAACACATGAACAAGTAAGTACATTTAATATTCcaagtgaagtggaaatacatgtatagagtgagagagagagagagtcagaaAACACAGAAATAGCAAGGGGTAACCAGAATACATGGGGGTAGGGTGCCATACCTGTTTGTTAGCAAATACCAAAAGGACAGCATCTTTCAATTCTTCTTCGTTCAACATTCGGTTGAGCTCTTCTCTCGCTTCACCAACTCTTTCTCTGTCGTTACTATCAACAACAAATATCAAACCTGAACAAAAATAGAAACTTTGTTTTAAGTAACCAACTCAAGCTGTGAATATGTAAGAAGTCAACTTGGTCCGAAGTCAATTCGGTCCGAAATCAAGTCGGTCTGAACTCAGTCTGAAGTGAACTTGGTCCATAGTTAACTCAGTCCAAAGCCAACTAGGTCTGAAGTCATATCGGTCAGAAGTCAACTCGGTCAGaagtcaactcggtccgaaGTCAACTCAGTCAGAAGTTAACTTGGTCCGAAGTCAGCTcaatccaagtcaactcggtccgaaGTCAGCTCGGTCAGAGTCAACTCAGCCCGAAGTCAACCGGTGCGaagtcaactcggtccgaaGTCAACTCGTTccaaagtcaactcggtcctaAATCAACTCGTTCCGAAGTCATCTCGATCTAAAGTCAACTCGGTAGCCAACTCAGTCGGATGTCAACTTCATCCTGCAGTGtcctttttcccttttttgaagGGTGGCACAATTCTGTTGTTAAGTATTGAACATGtacaaattgaaaacaaattttggctgtTAGCATTTAAAATCCTCTTCTGAGGTCTTGGTCTTGATTTCTAACATTTAGAGTCTTGGTCTCGGTCTCGCTCTGTGTGGTTTTAACTTTAACACTGGCATGACTGTCATCAAAGatcaaacaaatacattttaacaATGCAGTCCACGAATACTGTACTCACCTTGTGTGTTTTGGAAGTAGTGCCGCCACAGGGGCCTAATTTTGTCTTGACCACCGACATCCCAAACTGTGAAGCTGATATTTTTGTACTCCACTGTTTCTACATTGAATCCTGTTGAAAATAATCatggagaaaacaaaacaaaccgaTGAAAAGCTACAAATAGGCCTACAAATGTTAGAATCCAATTTAGGATTAACTGCAATTTCACCTTTGATAGGgcagggccaatttcattttgcaaagggcgctTCCAttggaaatcttaaagtcaatggtcTCCAGGGCCTGCGTGTTATTACAGTTACAGGCCTGCACTTAACATTTCAAGCCGCGTTTCAAGCAAAATGCTTAGCATGTAATAACAAATCAGTGCTTGTCACGGCCTATGGCACCCAGGGCTACTGGTCAGCCAATAAAGTCATGGTGTGTGGGATCCCACTCACGGCAGGCGCGGTCCCGGAAGACCCACCAAGACCATGCTCAAGACCCTGATCGAGGATGAAGGATCAAACAACAAGGAGCTAAATCAGTTGTATGCAggtaaaaatattaatttaatgttTACACAAGTTTCAAAGACTGCTTGCAAATAAGGAACTTGCAGGAATAGAATAAATTGTACAAGTAAATGAACACAAAATAACAGTTATATATCTTAAAAGTGATAATTTTTGATGATGATTGAACTATGAAATTATGTTTCCAATGCCACAATCCAGTGAGATAATACGATAAACAAAATCTGCAGGTTTACTCACCAATGGTCGGAATGGTTGTGACGATTTCACCAAGCTTGAGTTTGTACAAAATGGTTGTTTTTCCCGCTGCATCGAGCCCAACCATGAGAATTCGCATCTCCTTCTTCCCGAAAAGGTTCTTGAAAAGACTGGCAAAGCCCCCCATCCTTATGGCCTTGTCCTTAGAAACAGGTGGCGATTGGGTTGGTTGAGTAGGTTGGTTTGGTGGCTGGAGCTTATTTACCAGATTGAATTGATCACTTTACTTGGGCTTCCTCCGAGCttctacaaaaaaatatttgaagaacAAGTGGATAACAACAAATTACAAAGGACCAAAACTTCAGAAGGTTATAATATTATATTAGTGCATTCTCCagctttctttctttttctctttttttgtttttattgttaatgATCACTACTCTTTTGTTTTTAGTCTTAATCTCTTCTTAGAAATTTGAGACTTGTTCCACTATCGTTTGTGGAAGCGATATACAGATATAGTGGAATGAGCCTCATCAGATTCAGTCTAGTGATTGAAAATTGAATACTAAATACCAGGGGTTCGTCCGGTTGGTTGGCTCCATCGAATACACATTCGATGCACAACAACTGTGCACACAAATTTGAGACGAGTACGACATGTTGGTTggtgttattgttatttgttaattaataattgtttaattaaGAAGACACCTATTTTCCTATTCCTAACCCATCCATCCATAATCCCTAGCATACATTAAATCACGAAGCCGAGGAGGTTGTCAGCATGACCATGGGACCGTGCATGCAATGCATGTGTCGAAAGGGGGTGTGGTCTGTCTTTCGTTTCGATTCAA encodes the following:
- the LOC139948687 gene encoding ADP-ribosylation factor 1-like, with the protein product MGGFASLFKNLFGKKEMRILMVGLDAAGKTTILYKLKLGEIVTTIPTIGFNVETVEYKNISFTVWDVGGQDKIRPLWRHYFQNTQGLIFVVDSNDRERVGEAREELNRMLNEEELKDAVLLVFANKQDLPNAMNAAEITDKLSLHNLRNRNWYIQATCATSGDGLYEGLDWLSAQLKNQAGK